Within the Mucilaginibacter sp. CSA2-8R genome, the region TTGTGCTTCACAAAAACACCATCTTCCAAACGCTTTTTGCTCTCTGTAATTGTGATGTAATAATCGTTTGACCGTGTTGCTTTTACATCAAAAAAATAAGTTCTTTTACCAGCCCTTACTTTCTTCGAGAATACCTCATCCCGCTCTCTGTTTTCGAAATCTCCCATGTGTTTAAAAGTGTTGTATTAGTTTGATTGCATAAATATAAACAAATTTTAATATCGCAACACCTTTTGTAATATTTGTGGAAAAAATCTCAAACTGTTAATAACTTCACTTGTATCGCTTCAATCCTATTGAGAGATACGAAATTTAGCAACCATCAACGTGTTGCTTTTAATTTGTTGAAAATTGAACGGTTAAAACCTAAAGCTATTTTAAATACACGTAAGTAATACCGTCACCTCCCCTGTCGGCATGTTCGTCCTCCATATGGCTTACCTGATCATACTTTTTCAAGTACCCTCTAATGAGTTTGCGTAATATGCCGTCACCTTTACCATGAATAATTTTTAGCGAGCCGAAGCTCATCATGACGGCGCGATCCAGCAGCTTTTCAATGGCATGCAGGGCATCCTCACCACGCATACCTCGTACATCAATTTCGGGGCTAAAGCTGGCCATATCACCCGTTGAGGCTGAACTGGCACTGCGGCGTATCTCTTTGGGTACTTCTTTACGGGTTACCTTTTGCACGCGTTTACGCTTAGCCACGGTACGTAAATCGCCAATAGCAATAATAATATTGTCTTTGGCAATTTCCATTATTTGCCCGGTGGTATCAGAGTCGGTCAGCTTTACCCAGTCACCTACTTTTAACTCATCATCTGTATTGGGCTTAGCAACAGTAGCCTGTTTAACAGTATTTTTTTGCGCTTCGCGGCTTAGGTTTTCGCGCAGGGCACGGGTTTTCTCTTTGTCCGCTTGTACATTTTTAATTTCGGCAATCGTGTTTTCAACCAGCTTGTTGGCGTTTACAATAATGTCTTTAGCCTGCTGCTTGGCATCGCGTATCAGCGCTCTTTGGTTTTCTTCTAGGTAAGCCTTTAGCTTTTCGTTCTCTGCGAGTAAATCGTTAACACGTTTTTGCTGACGGTCCAGCTTAACTTTAGTGTCGTAAATCTCCTTTTTTTCACGCTCCAGGTCTACCAATAGCGTATCTACCTTTTTTTGACTGGTACCTATTTTGTTCTTGGCCAGATTAAGCACCTGCGGAGGCAAGCCTATTTTCTGGGCGATTTCAAAAGCATAAGAACTGCCCGGTTTACCAACTTCTAACTGGTACAAAGGCTTCATGTGCACATTATCAAACAACATGGATGCGTTCTCGATGCCTTCGGTATCGCTCGAAAATATTTTGAGATTGGAGTAGTGCGTTGTAACCATGCCCCTTACCTTTTTAAAATTAAGCGACTCCAGTACAGCTTCGGCAATGGGGCCACCAAACTGCGGATCGGTACCAGTACCAAATTCGTCAATCAAGATCATGGTTTTGCCACTGGCCATTTCCACAAAGTGCTTCATTTTTGAGAGGTGCGCACTATAAGTACTCAAATCACTTTCAATAGATTGGTCGTCACCAATGTCAACAAACAGCTGCTTAAAAATACCTACCGTACTGCTTGCATCAACAGGTATGAGCAAACCGGCTTGGGTCATCATTTGCAAAAGGCCCACCGTTTTCATACAAACCGATTTGCCGCCGGCATTAGGGCCCGATACAGTAATAATGCGCACACTATCGTCGATTTGTACATTGAGCGGCACTACCGTTTTATGCTCCTTTTTAAAACTTAAAAACAGCAACGGATGCCGGGCATTAATCAAGCGCAATCTGGCTTCGTTAACCACCGCAGGCATTTCGGCCTCAATATCAATGGCAAACAGCGATTTAGCACGTACAAAATCTAACTTGGTTAATAAGCCATGGTACGAAAGCAGCAGGGGCACGTACGGACGCAATTCGTCTGTTAGCTGCGTTAATATTTTAACTATCTCGCGG harbors:
- a CDS encoding endonuclease MutS2, which produces MLYPENSAEKLGFNEVKELIKAHCLSTMGQQMVSKIQVMNNYDQIHKFLSQAHEFKNILQHDAVLPINHFFDIKSLANKVRIEGTFLTEEEFFQIQASLATVFAVIGYFNEREGQYPNLEALFEHLPIEKSIIKKIDMVLDAKGKIRPNASRDLQEITSGIAKAEQEARRKIDQIFKSASSNGWTADGTLTIRDGRLCIPLLAENKRKMKGFIHDESATGQTVYMEPEEVFTLNNRIRDLEFERRREIVKILTQLTDELRPYVPLLLSYHGLLTKLDFVRAKSLFAIDIEAEMPAVVNEARLRLINARHPLLFLSFKKEHKTVVPLNVQIDDSVRIITVSGPNAGGKSVCMKTVGLLQMMTQAGLLIPVDASSTVGIFKQLFVDIGDDQSIESDLSTYSAHLSKMKHFVEMASGKTMILIDEFGTGTDPQFGGPIAEAVLESLNFKKVRGMVTTHYSNLKIFSSDTEGIENASMLFDNVHMKPLYQLEVGKPGSSYAFEIAQKIGLPPQVLNLAKNKIGTSQKKVDTLLVDLEREKKEIYDTKVKLDRQQKRVNDLLAENEKLKAYLEENQRALIRDAKQQAKDIIVNANKLVENTIAEIKNVQADKEKTRALRENLSREAQKNTVKQATVAKPNTDDELKVGDWVKLTDSDTTGQIMEIAKDNIIIAIGDLRTVAKRKRVQKVTRKEVPKEIRRSASSASTGDMASFSPEIDVRGMRGEDALHAIEKLLDRAVMMSFGSLKIIHGKGDGILRKLIRGYLKKYDQVSHMEDEHADRGGDGITYVYLK